In Cervus elaphus chromosome 3, mCerEla1.1, whole genome shotgun sequence, the genomic stretch AAAAGAATGTCCCAGTGTCTTGGGAGGGTGGGGCTTCCTCAAGGGCAGCGGAGACTAGACTCAGGTCAtgtgggtggggggtagggggtggggggcagggagtaGGAGGGACCATGCCCTGGTGGTGACTTCCAGGGGAGAGAGAGGACTCATGCTAGGAGTTCCCAGATAGCCGCTGCTGTTCTGTTGGGGAATGAGGGTCTACCCCTATGTCTCAGGGACCCCAAGATACTCATGTTTGTTCCGTGAGAGGCAAGTGCGAAATTGGCAAGCTCTGTAAAAGTCACCTTTGAGTGCCTAAGGAATTCTCTAGGGAGGGAGGCAACAAAACGTCATTCATTGCCCAAGACTTATAAGGCCAACTCTGGCCATtgatctgtctgtctgtctgtctggatttacctggccactgctgttttctcaTCACAGCCTCAGGTGAACAATCGCCTCTTGGCTGATCCCCAGCGGCTCCTAGTCATTTTCTCACAGCCGTGGCTGCCTTGTGGCTGCCTGCAGGCCCTGACTAGAGGTTCCTAAGCCATGACGGGGTCCTTATTCCTTTACTCATGAGAACAGAGCCGCTCAGTCCCGCGGCTTCAAACCCATCCCTACCCtacccctgcctccagccttaGCCTAGGGATCGCCCCTACCCCAACAACTCTTAATGACCCAAGCACTGCCTGAGATTCCTATTTCTGTTCTGACAAGGCAGATACAAGGCCCCACTCAGATCTGCAGCCAAAAAGAGTGGGTGTAATTTAAGACAGAAATTTGTAAAAACCCAACCTTTTCCTGCATCTAATACCATAGCCCACCTGGACAAGCTTTGCAGAGAGGACTAACTGGGAGCTGGGCTGAGGGTGCTCCCTAAAACAACTGGCAGATAGTCAGGCCAGCTGCCTGGTTACCCAAACCTGTCCCTTCTAGTCTCTCTGGCAGGATGATCCATAGATTTAGAACTCCTTTTCCATCTCCCTGGCCCTGAAGGAGGGTTcaggctggagctgagagaaaGCCCAGCAATTCCCGCTGCTTGGAACGGGGTGGTTCGCCGTTATAACAGGCTGGCCGACTCTCGACATGTTCCTGACGAGATTAGGAACTTCTGCAGGTATGTGTTTGTGGCAGCCTTCAGCCTGTATCAACAGATACGATGACTCATTTCTTCCCTAGTGGAATCACCAAGGGCTTGCTGGAACACACCTGGGGGGCCAGGGAGCGGGCAGAGCAGCTCCCCCTGAAGAGAGACGTGACTGCCAGGAGGAGTCACAGGATTCTGGGGGAGGGATTGatggcaggggtcctgggtttgcTAAGCCCCCTCTGGGGCCTGCCTGGGCCAAAGGGCAAGGAAAAAGTTCAATGCTGCAGAAAAGGCTGAATTAGGAGGCGTTGTGGTGAGATGGGTCTGTCCCTGCAGAGAGCAAAGTGGGATAGACCGGGGGCTGAGGGTATCCCACAGTCTCTGTTTCTGGAACTTGGTTCTTAGGGAGACTTTCTGGCCCAAACCTTGCAGGAGAATCTGCCCAGCGGACTCTGGTATGACTGTGCCTCCTCTAAGAAACGGAGTTTTGCAGGAAATGATGGAAGTCTATTTTCCCCTCTGGCACCGAGTTCAGGCCACAGCTGGCTTTCCAAGAGCTGAAGTCCCTGAAGCAAGCTCTCCCTAGAGGAGTAAGCAGAACAGACCACTGCCAGTGGGGGACTTGCTCTGCATCCCGTTCGTGGACAGTGTGCAATGTGCTGTGATGTTTGATGacatccctggtcctggaaggcTCCTTCAGGACCTTGGCCACATGCCCCCTTGCTTCCCAGCACCCTTCTTTGGGCTACTCACAGCCCTAGGCCCCGGCTGTAAAGAAAGATTTGCTGGCAGCATGGCCTATTTGCTGCCAAGACATCAGGGCTCCGAGGCAAGTTTATCCCTAGCTGAGCAGAGCCTGCCAGGAAGACAGCGTTTGCACCCCACACGGCTCCGCAGGTGTGCCGGTGAGCTCACAGCTGCCCCCCAGGCATGCCCAGCCCACTTAATCATTCACAGCTCGACAACTCTCCCGCCCAACCCAGGTCTAGAGGATAAAAGCAGGGCTTGCGGCTCCCAGGTAACAGAGCCGCCTTCTGCGTCCTGTCCCGCTCTGCTCCTTCTCTCCAGCACCTCCTGACCGCTAGTTCCCGCTACTCTTAACTCCACTAGGAACCAGCCATCATGTCTCGCCAGTCAACCGTGTCCTTCCGGAGCGGGGGCAGCCGCAGCTTCAGCACTGCCTCTGCCATCACCCCGTCCGTCTCCCGCACCAGTTTCACCTCTGTGTCCCGGTCTGGGGGTGGCGGCGGTGGCGGCTTTGGCAGGGTCAGCCTCGGGGGTGCTTACGGTGCCGGTGGCTTTGGCAGCCGGAGCCTCTACAACCTGGGGGGCTCCAAGAGGATTTCCATCAGTGCCAGCGGAGGTGGCTTCAGGAACCGATTTGGTGCTGGTGCTGGAGGCGGCTATGGCTTTGGAGGTGGAGCCGGGAGTGGATTTGGTTTTGGCGGTGGAGCTGGCGGTGGTGGCTTTGGGCTCGGTGGTGGAGCTGGCTTTGGAGGTGGCTTCGGTGGTGCTGGCTTTCCGGTCTGTCCCCCTGGAGGCATCCAAGAGGTGACCGTCAACCAGAGTCTCCTGACTCCCCTCAACCTGCAAATCGACCCCACCATCCAGCGGGTGAGGACTGAGGAGCGGGAGCAGATCAAGACCCTCAACAACAAGTTTGCCTCCTTCATTGACAAGGTGAGAACTGATTCTTGGTGGAAAACCACCATGAGTATGGGATATGTGCTAAAGGAAGTGGGAAGAGGGGAGATTTCCCGACCTTGTACCAATATCTTcccatgtttttctctttgtttctgtgtCCTGGATTTGTGGCCCACTTTCTTAATTAGACTGGCAACTTGGAAGAGAGGGTCTTAATTCATCCCCTTCAGAGCTGACTCCCTGAAGGCTCTTTGCTGGCTGTTGGGAAGAGAGATGCATTCTGTGCTCCATGTAACGGGGCTGATTGCATAGAAAGGTGGATGAGTTCACTGGACAGTAGCCTGAGTGTCTTTACAGCTCCCCCTGCCCTGGGCCACTCTTTGCCCAGCCACAGCCCTGAATTTGTGCCCTGAATAAGTGTCCTGTCTGTCCTAGAAGAGTGAGTTTAGATGCTTCACTCTGGATCTGTCCTCTTCAGCCCAGGTCCAAGTACTGCCCATGCGAAGATTTAGGGGGACAGCATGAGAAGGGAGGAAAACTGGAAAGTTGATCATTGAAACATGAAATTCAGATGTCTCCATCTTCAAACTCTGCCCCCTCCAGGTGCGGTTCCTGGAGCAGCAGAACAAGGTCCTGGACACCAAGTGGACCCTGCTGCAGGAACAGGGCACCAAGACCGTGAGGCAGAACCTGGAGCCTTTGTTTGAGCAgtacatcaacaacctcaggagGCAGCTGGATAGTATCCTTGGGGAGAGAGGCCGCCTGGACTCGGAGCTCAGGAACATGCAGGACTTGGTGGAGGACTTCAAGAACAAGTGAGCTGGGGTAGAATGGAGACAGAGCGAGTCTTTGCACCAGATATACTTTATAACCAGGCCACTGCTTATGCCTTTCCCAAGGACTCAAAGCAGATACACTTCACGGACATCTAAAGTGCTGGGAAAAAAATCAGGTCCATGTTTAGAAAGTTCTAGCTGCAAGCTCAGTCCCTCTGCAAGATACTTAGCCTCCAGCCAGAGTAACAAGCTCAGGGCCCTTGGCATGACCTGGTGAAAAAAGCAGTCATGTAGTCCTTGCTTTGGGGGACCTTCCTCCCCAGTACACTCAAAGTACACAACATGAACTTTTTGATGGATTCCCCTCAAAGCAGGAACTGATGATATAACCTAGGTTGGTCTAAGGACTAAACAATTTCTTTAGTCCTTATGAACCAGCAGCTGGGctgctagttttttgtttttcaaaggccGTGAAAGCTGAAAAACAAAGCACTAGAGATATGGACTAGATGTGGAATTTGAATGAAGCCGTATAGTTTTTCTACAGGAATGTTCCTGAAGTGACTGAATCACAGCATTAATAGAATAGATATCTGCTAGGCAATTACAGAGAAAGCAGTGTCCTAATGGGTAGGGAGCTTGCCCAAATATTCTTGCTCCTGGTGTCCCTCCCTCTCTGTCCATATGATGTGAGAGGCCTCTTCCAGTGGGAAGGTAGGCTCACAGTTGACCATGTGCAGTATAGGCCCTAGGCCTCATCCTCTGATAAGCACTTCCCATTCCTTTTTACACCAGGTATGAAGATGAAATCAACAAGCGTACCACTGCCGAGAATGAGTTTGTGATGCTGAAGAAGGTATGTGGGTAGCAGAGAAACTGTCGCCTGTGGTTATGCTCATTTAAGGTGTTGTTCATTTAAGTCAGGGTGGAAATGGGGTGCGGAGCCAACCATCCATATTTGTCTAGGATGTGGACGCTGCCTACATGAACAAAGTGGAACTAGAGGCCAAGGTCGATGCACTGATGGACGAGATCAACTTCATGAAGATGTTCTTTGACGCGGTAAGAATTGTCCCCCGTTCAGGAGCCAGAGAGATGGTCACTGGGACATCACCAGGGATTAGGGTCTCTAGGATTAAGTGACTTTCAGTGGTTCCTATGGCATGGGcacatatttgttttttctacTCTTTCAGTACTATTCACACTTTATTACTTAATAAAGctaattctctctcttttcttaagtCAAATTTAAAGCAAAAGACCTCTACAATAATCAGTCTGCAGAGTGAGATTTAGAGTGAGTTATTAGAAGCCCAGGTATACTTTTCCTGGCCATCTCCCTTTTCTGGAATACCATCCTGTCTCTGCTAACTCCCAGCATGGCAAACCACACCATCAGGTTCTTTTCAGATCAGTTTTGACCTAAGAGTCAAGTCTGAGAGGTTACATGGTAGAGGTTTCTTGATGTTCAgagttattaaatttaaaatatagatttagtagtgatttaaattatttattaactgACCTGAGTTTTTCATTAATAGGTAggaggttattattttttttctcaagttgaCATAGGACAATGAATAGAAGATTTGAATGGAATGATGTTAAATAAAATGGACTCACATGACTGACTTCAAATCTCCCTGCAGGAGCTGTCCCAGATGCAGACACACGTCTCAGACACATCTGTGGTCCTGTCCATGGACAACAACCGCAGCCTGGACTTGGACAGCATCATTGCTGAGGTCAAGGCCCAGTACGAGGACATTGCCAACCGCAGCCGCACAGAAGCTGAGTCCTGGTACCAGACCAAGGTGGGTGCTATGGCCAAGTGTCCTGAATGAGGGAAGGACACACGTCGAGGATTCCAGGCCTTGACCAAAGGCTAAGGATGGGGCTCCTGAGACCTGCTGAGGCCTATTGGGAGGAGTTATGAGACATGCATACATCTGCCACATAAATTCTGCCACCTTAAAGAGACTCTCACTGACTTTCACACCAGTGTCTACAGAAAAGCAAAGGGGCTAAAGAGGAAACTATCTAAGACCAGCTCCAGGCTCCCAAAAACTATGCCACTTACCACCTTGTGGTAGCTCCTACCGGTGAACTTGGGGAAGTGTTTCCACCCTTGTGTAATggactctttcttctttcccattgTCATCAGTATGAGGAGCTGCAGCAGACTGCAGGTCGCCATGGCGATGATCTCCGTAACACCAAGCATGAGATCTCTGAGATGAACAGGATGATCCAGAGGCTGAGATCCGAGATCGACAACGTTAAGAAACAGGTAGGGAAAGAAGACAGGGAAGGAGCTTGAGTTCTTAAAGGGCAACCGACTTTGTTTTACTttctaaacatacacacacagagctggAGCAGGTACCAGCACTTCAGTGTTCCACCATCCACAATGACCAGGGCAAATGTGCGGGCTTCTCGCTGCAATCTCGGAAAGAGACACCTTAGGCCCAGGTGAGCCTCTACAGTGTccccacccttccttccttcccctctagTGTGCCAACCTGCAGAACGCCATCGCTGATGCTGAGCAGCGTGGGGAGCTGGCCCTCAAGGATGCCAGGAGCAAGCTGGCAGAGCTCGAGGACGCCCTACAGAAGGCCAAGCAGGACATGGCACGTCTGCTGAGGGAGTACCAGGAGCTGATGAACACCAAGCTGGCCCTGGACGTGGAGATCGCCACCTACAGGAAGCTGCTGGAGGGCGAGGAGTGCAGGTGGGTGACATGGCTGACATCGCGAATCCACAGTGGCCTCACTGTTTTGTTTGATAAAGTAGAGCTTCTACTCCACTACCGGGtgtcaaaacacacacacaggtggccACTACCTTGTACCTGATGATTATCCATCATGAATTCAATGATCCAAACCAGCCCAATCTGACACATGGACATACAGCTGACCTACACAATGTGACCTCACCTCACTGTTCTGACCCACCACCAGTATTCTTCGATGCTGCCTCTCCTTCAAACAACTAAGCAACCCCACACATGTCTTTCTCATTCTTCAAGTGCTTCTTCCTTCAGGAAGCCTTTCATGATTACTCCAGTTGAGTTAAACTCATCTGCCTTTGGATTCTCAAACTGCATTTTCTTCAGTCTTCTGATACTGCCCATTGCCTACTTCCTCCTTGACGTATCTCTGCCCAAGCCAAGTCTTCTCACAGGATGTAGCTCCTATAAGGCAACAACTGCTTCATACATATGCACAGTTCACACAGTCTCTTCCTCACATTTTCCATGTAATGGGTAGAGGAGAGTGTGAATTATAATCTTCCTTTGATAACCTGTTCCTAGGTTGAGACCTATTCCTTTGGGAAGTCTCTCCAGAGAGCTATCTCTTTCTCTAATTTAAGCAGTTTTTCAGGCATGCAGTCTCCTAGCTCAGAGAACAAGCTCTAAACATAACTACGGGAGTTATCCACATAGACTACTGCTGTCTTTTGGGGGGATTTTAACTGTTATTtcaatttttccctttcagaCTGAGTGGAGAAGGAGTTGGACCAGTCAACATCTGTAAGTAACTTTGAACAGATATTAACAATGATGACAATACAGGGTATTTGGTGCGACTCAGAGTCCCGTTGTTTCTAGCTACTAGACACACCCATCTCCCAAATGGTTGTTTAATATACTTGGTGAGAAGCAGGTGGTGCAGGGGCAAAAACACAGGTTGAGACAGGAAGCGACAGGGCTCATGTCTTATCTCCTAAAGGGTGGGCCCTGTATCTTACCCATCTTGGACTCTGTCCCCCAGCCTTGCCCTGATCCCCATTCCCTTGGGCGACTTAGCGCCGTCCCTTGCCTGTGGTGTTCACCAGCTTTCTATTAGGGAGCGTCACTAAATGACTTAGTTCTTCTGGGCTTCATCTGCAGCTGTCTAAAAGGGGCCATGTACATTGCTCACAGCAGCAGGATCAAAGAAATTAGACGCATATTACCAATCTGCCAGACTGGCCTCACCAagtttttccctcctttctctgcAGCTGTCGTCACAAACACCGTTTCCTCAGGCTATGGTGGTGGCAGTGGCTTTGGCGGCGGCCTGGGAGGTGGCCTCGGCGGAGGTCTGGGCGGTGGTCTTGGCGGAGGCGGCAGCAGTAGCAGCTTCTACTCCAGCAGCAGCGGGGGTGTTGGCCTAGGCGGTGGGCTCAGTGTTGGGGGCTCTGGCTTCAGTGCAAGCAGTGGCCGGAGCTTGGGCTTTGGCAGTGGTGGGGGCAGCAGCTCCAGTGTCAAATTTGTCTCCACCACCTCCTCTTCTCGGAAGAGCTTCAAGAGCTAAGAGCCTGCAGCAAGTCACTGCCTCCCAAGCCCAGCAGCCGGCCGTGGCATCCATCTCTTCTAGGTGGTGTCTCAAGCcaagttttctccttttctggagTCTAGTCAACGAAGCCTATCGCAGACCCACATTCTTTGGTTCCTGGAAGGCCCAACCCCCAGTCTCTAGCCTGCTGTGTCCCGATTCTATGCTCTGCTCCCAAACAGCCTTTGAGTCTCTATAGCCTAGTCCTCGGTGACAGAAGAATCCAATGTTTTCCAGTATCTAAACCATCAAAATGGTGTCCTCACCCCAATCCCATCTGGTCTGACTATCTCCAGAATGTGTTCAATAAAATGCTTTCATAATATAAGCTGTTGGGAAGGACTGTTTTTTCAAGATCTACACCCAACCTAGATATTCACTGAGGGTCCATCTGTCCAGATGTGATTGGTTCCTTTGATTCACAGGGGGACAGAATGGCCTTGAAAGGAAAGTAACCATTGTGGGTGGTCCAGAGACTCCAGGAGGCACGAGAAGGGGATGCTAAAGCCTCTAGGATGAAGGACTCTCTGGAGGGCGTGAAGGGGCAGCTTCCTTGACTTGTAGCTTGTATAGATTGTAGAGCTGTTTGTTGGAGGGGGGCCCATTCAAGGTGGGCTGATTTTGCACAATGGCTTAAGTCAAATTTGTAAATGAGTAATTTGTTGCCTTGAAGCCTCCAAAAGGTATATAGATACCTTTTATAGATGTTGGTCCTGTTCTAATAATGTGGGTGCTTACAGGGTCAGTAGTTTACAGTTCCTTAATAGTGTCAGGGATGCAGGGGCCCTCGGATTAGCAAATAATTTCAGGAATTCAATGGAGGTGGGAAGAATTTGCACTATGTGCG encodes the following:
- the KRT5 gene encoding keratin, type II cytoskeletal 5 — translated: MSRQSTVSFRSGGSRSFSTASAITPSVSRTSFTSVSRSGGGGGGGFGRVSLGGAYGAGGFGSRSLYNLGGSKRISISASGGGFRNRFGAGAGGGYGFGGGAGSGFGFGGGAGGGGFGLGGGAGFGGGFGGAGFPVCPPGGIQEVTVNQSLLTPLNLQIDPTIQRVRTEEREQIKTLNNKFASFIDKVRFLEQQNKVLDTKWTLLQEQGTKTVRQNLEPLFEQYINNLRRQLDSILGERGRLDSELRNMQDLVEDFKNKYEDEINKRTTAENEFVMLKKDVDAAYMNKVELEAKVDALMDEINFMKMFFDAELSQMQTHVSDTSVVLSMDNNRSLDLDSIIAEVKAQYEDIANRSRTEAESWYQTKYEELQQTAGRHGDDLRNTKHEISEMNRMIQRLRSEIDNVKKQCANLQNAIADAEQRGELALKDARSKLAELEDALQKAKQDMARLLREYQELMNTKLALDVEIATYRKLLEGEECRLSGEGVGPVNISVVTNTVSSGYGGGSGFGGGLGGGLGGGLGGGLGGGGSSSSFYSSSSGGVGLGGGLSVGGSGFSASSGRSLGFGSGGGSSSSVKFVSTTSSSRKSFKS